In one window of Haloimpatiens sp. FM7315 DNA:
- a CDS encoding amidohydrolase, with protein MHACGHDGHAAIGIGVAAILAKLKSKLKGRIILIFQPAEEGVLGAKSMVDAGILDNVDYLIGGHIGIKARKSKEIFCDVDGFLATSKFDAYFKGKPSHAGSNPEEGNNALLAAATAILNLNAIPRNGKGATRINVGKLISGTSRNIIPSTAKMLIETRGETKELNDYMKDYAYRVLESSAKMHGVNLTIVPMGEALNAESDDELVMEVEKVAKDLKEYNYVCNEKIKFGASEDFSYMMNRVNSKGGKSVYVMFGSNIKGEHHSSEFDFNEKDLKAAVKVFSKAIVSIDRNI; from the coding sequence ATGCATGCTTGTGGACATGATGGACACGCTGCTATTGGTATTGGTGTTGCAGCAATTTTAGCTAAACTTAAAAGTAAATTAAAAGGAAGAATAATACTAATTTTTCAGCCGGCAGAAGAAGGTGTATTAGGTGCAAAGTCTATGGTGGATGCTGGAATATTAGACAATGTAGATTATTTAATTGGTGGACATATTGGAATTAAAGCAAGGAAATCTAAAGAAATATTTTGCGATGTAGATGGCTTTTTAGCTACTTCTAAATTTGATGCTTATTTTAAAGGAAAACCTAGTCATGCAGGCAGCAATCCAGAAGAAGGAAATAATGCACTACTTGCGGCGGCTACAGCCATATTAAATTTAAATGCTATTCCTAGAAACGGGAAGGGTGCAACTAGGATAAATGTAGGTAAGCTAATATCAGGGACTTCGAGAAATATAATTCCATCTACGGCTAAAATGCTTATTGAAACAAGAGGAGAGACTAAGGAACTTAATGATTATATGAAGGATTATGCATATAGAGTCTTGGAGTCAAGTGCTAAAATGCATGGTGTTAATTTAACTATAGTTCCAATGGGTGAGGCTTTAAATGCAGAAAGTGATGATGAGTTAGTAATGGAAGTTGAAAAAGTTGCAAAGGACTTAAAAGAGTATAACTATGTCTGCAATGAGAAAATCAAATTTGGAGCCAGTGAAGATTTTTCATATATGATGAATAGAGTGAATTCAAAAGGTGGAAAGTCAGTATATGTGATGTTTGGAAGTAATATAAAAGGTGAGCATCATAGTAGTGAATTTGACTTTAATGAAAAGGACTTAAAAGCAGCGGTAAAGGTATTTAGTAAGGCTATAGTTAGTATTGATAGAAATATTTAA
- a CDS encoding phosphatase PAP2 family protein → MEILKFIQSFANPFLDKFFLTVTVLGEEYLAMVVLLLFLWCKDKKLGYKLGLSLSFSFLINGLIKDIVKEARPIGKDGIRSLRAKTATGYSFPSGHTQNTATLWTTLILHFKNKKLTVIGIIFTLLVGLSRIYLGLHWTRDVVGGLIFAILSVFISNIIFDSIEKAKDKKIVVMLCALSIIGMSYFKSVDYAKAVGMFLGFLIGYSVENKYINLEMHKNKIKNTIRFILGLFILVVIKIILKKVPAFGELSYVINYGIIVMWCTIGAPYAFKKLNI, encoded by the coding sequence TTGGAAATATTAAAATTTATTCAAAGTTTTGCAAACCCATTTCTAGATAAATTTTTTCTAACTGTAACTGTTTTAGGAGAAGAATATTTAGCTATGGTAGTTTTACTTTTATTTTTGTGGTGTAAAGATAAAAAATTAGGGTATAAACTGGGACTTTCCTTAAGTTTTAGTTTTCTTATAAATGGTCTTATAAAAGATATAGTTAAAGAAGCAAGGCCTATAGGAAAAGATGGTATAAGATCTTTGAGAGCAAAAACTGCTACGGGATACTCTTTCCCAAGTGGGCATACACAAAACACTGCTACTTTATGGACAACTTTAATTTTACATTTTAAGAATAAAAAATTAACAGTTATAGGAATAATATTCACTTTATTAGTTGGATTGTCTAGAATTTATTTAGGACTTCATTGGACAAGAGACGTTGTTGGAGGTTTAATCTTTGCTATTCTAAGCGTATTTATTTCTAATATAATTTTTGATTCAATTGAAAAAGCCAAGGATAAAAAGATAGTTGTTATGTTATGCGCTCTATCTATTATTGGGATGTCTTATTTTAAAAGTGTTGACTATGCTAAAGCTGTAGGAATGTTTTTAGGTTTTCTAATTGGATATAGTGTAGAGAATAAATATATAAATTTAGAGATGCATAAAAATAAAATAAAAAACACTATTAGGTTTATTTTAGGGTTGTTTATTCTTGTAGTTATAAAAATAATACTAAAAAAAGTTCCTGCATTTGGGGAATTAAGTTATGTTATAAACTATGGAATTATTGTTATGTGGTGTACAATTGGTGCCCCTTATGCATTTAAAAAATTGAATATATAA